TACCCGCGACAGGACGGAAAGACCCCATGGAGCTTTACTGTAGCTTGATATTGGGTGTTGACACAGCTTGTACAGGATAGGTCGGAGCCGTAGATATCGGAACGCTAGTTTCGATGGAGGCGTTGGTGGGATACGACCCTCGCTGTGTGAACACTCTAACCCGCGCCACTTATCGTGGCGGGAGACAGTGTCAGGTGGGCAGTTTGACTGGGGCGGTCGCCTCCTAAAAAGTAACGGAGGCGCCCAAAGGTTCCCTCAGAATGGTTGGAAATCATTCGACGAGTGTAAAGGCAGAAGGGAGCTTGACTGCGAGACAGACAGGTCGAGCAGGGACGAAAGTCGGGCTTAGTGATCCGGTGGTACCGTATGGAAGGGCCATCGCTCAACGGATAAAAGCTACCCTGGGGATAACAGGCTTATCTCCCCCAAGAGTCCACATCGACGGGGAGGTTTGGCACCTCGATGTCGGCTCATCGCATCCTGGGGCTGTAGTCGGTCCCAAGGGTTGGGCTGTTCGCCCATTAAAGCGGTACGCGAGCTGGGTTCAGAACGTCGTGAGACAGTTCGGTCCCTATCCGTCGCGGGCGTAGGAAATTTGAGAGGAGCTGTCCTTAGTACGAGAGGACCGGGATGGACATACCTCTGGTGTACCAGTTGTGCCGCCAGGCGCATCGCTGGGTAGCTATGTATGGATGAGATAAACGCTGAAAGCATCTAAGTGTGAAACTCGCCTCAAGATGAGATTTCCCATTCCTTTATGGAAGTAAGACCCCTGAGAGATGATCAGGTAGATAGGTTGGAAGTGGCAGCACCGTGAGGTGTGCAGCGGACCAATACTAATCGGTCGAGGACTTAACCAAGTAATGGTGTTCTCAAAGAAAATCAATTGGTAATATCTAGTTTTGAGGGAATAAGCTCTCAATAGTGTGGTGGCGATAGCCTGAAGGATACACCTGTTCCCATGCCGAACACAGAAGTTAAGCTTCAGCACGCCGATAGTAGTTGGGGGATCGCCCCCTGCAAGGATAGGACGTTGCCACGCGATTATTCCGGCATAGCTCAGTTGGTAGAGCACCTGACTGTTAATCAGGTTGTCGACGGTTCGAGCCCGCCTGCCGGAGTCGTGCTAGAATTTTAGCCAGTATGCCGGCTTAGCTCAGCTGGTAGAGCATCGGTATCGTAAACCGAGGGTCGGGGATTCGAATTCCTCAGCCGGCATCCTTAAGAAGCGTTGACCATTTGGTCAGCGTTTTTTTGTGTCTTAATATTTGAATGAGTTTGGCTAGAGCGGTATCTAAATGGGCAGGAACCGTTCAGCGCCGTGACGCTTACGCTGAACGATTGAGGATCCCTACAATAAACAGAATTATAACCGCTAGCTTAACCGCTATTTTCGGCGGCTGAGTGTCCTGAAAACTACCCAGTAAAGGATGAAATTTCGGCATTATAAGGCAGTTAACAGCCGAGGACGGCGGCTCGATAGTCTATGGTATAAACGCTAATACACCTAATCTCACGTGACAGGAGGGTTTGATAGGTAGTGGTGAAAGTGAACCGAGCGGTCTGGCTGCTTGCCTATTCGTTGAGCGGAGGTGCTCGAACTCAGTACCTGGAAATTTCCTTCGAATGATAATTGGGGAGCGCCATTTGATTGAAAATTCACTGCACCTAAGTTAAACCCGTCTTTTCAACTGTCATTAGCCAGGCCAACATCCAAAAAACTTTAAAATTGGTATAGCTCAATGACGATAAAATGGTCTAGTTGAAAGTATGCTGCAATGATGGCGATTATACAACTATTTTCAATATTGATTTTTACATATTTGCTATTGTGGTCTACTCGACTTAGTGCTATCCTTAACTTATCGAAGAACGAATAGGGAGATGCGCATTATGAAGAATGTATTGTTAGTTTGTGCTCAAGGAATTTCTAGTCACTTATTTTTAGGCGAAGCCAAGCGAGTTGCTGAGACACGCCAAGCTCCTTTACACTTCAGTGCAACGAGTCTTGCCGAATTGACGCCAGAACTGATTGCACAACAGGATCTAGTCCTGTTGGCCCCCCAAGCGGCGTACCACAATCAAATTGATGCCTATACCGCCCAAAATGTCCAGGTGGCGGTAATTCCGAATGATATTTATGGGTGGCTCAATAGTGAGGCGCTCGTGAAGTTTGCGAACCAAACGTTAAATGCGGTTGTCGCTCCGGCTATGGCTAGCTTATAAGATGGTTCCCAGCAACGAACAGTTAGCCATGCAGGTATTATTAGCGGCTGGCCAGGCCAAACAGGTGCTATTACAGGCCGTTGCCGCACAACGTCAGGGGCATGCCTTGAACTTACAGCCTGGACGCGCTCAACTGGTGACTGCTCATCAAGCCCAGAATCAGTTGACGGCCCGCTTAGCCGACCAACACCTAGCACCTAACGTTTTAACTTGCCACGCCATGGACACGTTGATGGCCGTTGAGAGCAATTATGAGTTGATTCAAGCATTATTGTCAAAATCTGAATGAAACTTAAAAAATCCAGCCCTGAGAGGCTGGATTTTTTGAATTAAATTTAGGGGTGAAGGACTAATCCATTCGGAAGCGTTTTTAAGATAGAAATGAATAAAAAATAAGAAGATTGCATGAGATGGCTAATTTTTTATTCATTATTCGGTCGGGGTTTTAACGGCTTTGAAGGCGATTACATTCCGAAAAACGTTGCTTAATAACGTTTCATGGATTATAATTATCACTGTGTTTTATGAGAGGCCTATGAGATGTTCATACACTTCGTAGCCGACCGTTATTCCTTACGGAGCATAAATATTGTTTTTGACGAATGCAATGGAGGTATTATCAATTTGAATAACAAATCGGAAGTCAGCCAAGATAAATCATTCTTTGGCCAACCACGTGGGTTATCCACTCTGTTCTTCACTGAAATGTGGGAACGGTTCAGTTACTACGGGATGCGCGCCATCCTGATCTACTACATGTACTATTCCGTCACTAAGGGCGGGTTAGGGTTCGATCAAGGAACTGCTGCCTCGGTGATGTCCATCTACGGATCCATGGTTTACCTTTCCTCTGTTTTAGGAGGATATCTGAGTGACCGAGTTTGGGGGAGTCGCCGGACCGTCTTTATCGGTGGGGTTCTCATCATGTTCGGGCACATTGCGTTATCGGTTCCTGCCGGTAAAATGGCCTTATTCGTTTCCATCTTATTAATCGTCTTAGGGACCGGTCTGTTGAAGCCTAACGTTTCCGAAATGGTTGGGAGCCTGTATGATGCAGGGGATCCACGACGGGACTCTGGGTTTACGATTTTCGTCTTTGGGATCAACTTAGGGTCCTTGGTGGCCCCTTATTTGGTTGGGTGGCTTGGTTTAAGCTACAACTTCCATTTAGGGTTCTCCTTAGCCGCCATCGGGATGTTCTTAGGATTAATCCAGTATTGGGTTGGCGGGCGTAAGTACCTGAGCAAGGACAGCTTATACCCAGCCGATCCACTGGAACCCGGTGATATGAAAAAGTTGACCGTACGGGTCATCATCGGCTTAGTGGTCTTCGCCTTAGTGCTGTTATTAATGAGTATCTTGGGTGCTTTAAACATCAACAACTTCGTGCTGCTATTATCAATCATTGCGATTGCCACACCAGTTGTTTACTTTACGGTCTTCTTGACCAGTAAGAAGGTTACGGCGACCGAACGGAAACACGTGTGGGCTTACTTAGGCCTGTTCATCGCGGCCGCTATCTTCTGGGCCATCGAAGAACAAGGGTCATCTGTCTTAGCCTTATTCGCGGCTAACCAGACTAACAACAACTTCCT
Above is a window of Levilactobacillus zymae DNA encoding:
- a CDS encoding peptide MFS transporter, which produces MNNKSEVSQDKSFFGQPRGLSTLFFTEMWERFSYYGMRAILIYYMYYSVTKGGLGFDQGTAASVMSIYGSMVYLSSVLGGYLSDRVWGSRRTVFIGGVLIMFGHIALSVPAGKMALFVSILLIVLGTGLLKPNVSEMVGSLYDAGDPRRDSGFTIFVFGINLGSLVAPYLVGWLGLSYNFHLGFSLAAIGMFLGLIQYWVGGRKYLSKDSLYPADPLEPGDMKKLTVRVIIGLVVFALVLLLMSILGALNINNFVLLLSIIAIATPVVYFTVFLTSKKVTATERKHVWAYLGLFIAAAIFWAIEEQGSSVLALFAANQTNNNFLGLHILPAWYQSLNPLFILIYTPIFAMLWDRWGKNQPSSPAKFATGMIFAGISYLIMVIPVTMFGSGTKVSPLWLVGSWAVVEIAELLISPIGLSVTTKLAPRAFQSQMMSMWFLADSAGQAVNAQIVKLYTPGNEGAYFMGVAIVALVAGLILFALVKPIKSLMAGIK
- a CDS encoding PTS lactose/cellobiose transporter subunit IIA, with product MQVLLAAGQAKQVLLQAVAAQRQGHALNLQPGRAQLVTAHQAQNQLTARLADQHLAPNVLTCHAMDTLMAVESNYELIQALLSKSE
- a CDS encoding cellobiose PTS IIC subunit is translated as MKNVLLVCAQGISSHLFLGEAKRVAETRQAPLHFSATSLAELTPELIAQQDLVLLAPQAAYHNQIDAYTAQNVQVAVIPNDIYGWLNSEALVKFANQTLNAVVAPAMASL